A stretch of Dyella sp. BiH032 DNA encodes these proteins:
- a CDS encoding YifB family Mg chelatase-like AAA ATPase, with amino-acid sequence MSLAVTLSRAQEGVAAPQVMVEVHLSGGLPSTNIVGLPEAAVREARDRVRVAIQSTAFEYPNRRVTVNLAPAELPKDGGRFDLAIALGILAAGGQVPREGLSDCEFLGELALSGTLRGVSGVLPALMRARAHGRKVVVPRANAAEAALIPDADVRVADTLADVCGWLRGIQELPAPGAAPPVSEGETNERGPDLMDVRGQRQARRALEIAAAGGHHLLLIGPPGTGKTMLAERLPGILPPMNESEALETCAVLSVAGQSIDPAQWRRRPFRAPHHTASAVALVGGGSQPRPGEISLAHHGVLFLDELPEYSRHVLDVLREPLESGSIVISRAARQSTFPAQFQLVAAMNPCPCGYAGDARERCRCTPDQVRRYRSRISGPLMDRIDLCVDVPRQPLSEVSATRGEHDEDSVTVRARVVRARQQALLRAGRCNAEINTRELERDCALGVAERAWFEGALERLGLSARAYHRTLRVARTIADLDGGAASLRRAHLAEALQYRRSLENQ; translated from the coding sequence ATGAGTCTTGCCGTCACCCTCAGCCGAGCCCAGGAGGGTGTGGCCGCTCCGCAAGTGATGGTGGAAGTACACCTCTCCGGCGGCCTGCCCAGTACCAACATCGTCGGCCTGCCCGAAGCCGCCGTGCGGGAGGCCCGCGACCGGGTGCGCGTGGCGATTCAGAGCACTGCCTTCGAGTATCCCAATCGCAGGGTCACGGTGAACCTGGCACCCGCCGAATTGCCCAAGGATGGCGGTCGCTTCGACCTGGCCATCGCCCTGGGCATCCTCGCGGCGGGCGGGCAGGTGCCCCGCGAAGGGTTGAGCGACTGCGAGTTCCTGGGCGAACTGGCGTTGTCCGGCACGTTGCGCGGGGTTTCGGGTGTCCTGCCCGCGTTGATGCGAGCCAGGGCGCACGGCCGGAAAGTCGTGGTGCCTCGCGCCAACGCGGCCGAGGCCGCGCTCATACCCGATGCCGACGTGCGCGTGGCCGATACGCTGGCGGACGTGTGCGGTTGGCTGCGCGGCATCCAGGAGCTTCCCGCGCCCGGCGCCGCGCCGCCCGTTTCGGAGGGCGAAACGAACGAGCGGGGGCCGGACCTGATGGACGTACGCGGGCAGCGCCAAGCCCGCCGGGCTCTGGAGATAGCCGCCGCCGGCGGCCATCATCTGCTGCTGATCGGCCCGCCCGGTACGGGCAAGACCATGCTGGCGGAGCGGCTGCCCGGGATCCTGCCGCCGATGAACGAATCGGAAGCGCTGGAGACCTGCGCCGTGCTGTCGGTCGCCGGTCAGTCGATCGATCCTGCCCAATGGCGGAGGCGGCCCTTCCGGGCTCCCCATCACACGGCTTCCGCCGTCGCGCTGGTGGGCGGCGGCTCGCAGCCGCGACCGGGCGAGATTTCGCTGGCGCATCACGGCGTGCTGTTCCTGGACGAACTGCCGGAGTACAGCCGGCATGTCCTCGATGTGCTGCGCGAGCCGCTCGAATCCGGTTCGATCGTCATTTCGCGTGCGGCGCGGCAGTCCACGTTCCCGGCACAGTTCCAGCTGGTAGCCGCGATGAACCCATGTCCCTGTGGTTATGCCGGCGATGCGCGGGAGCGCTGCCGCTGCACGCCGGACCAGGTGCGCCGATACCGCTCCCGCATTTCCGGCCCCCTGATGGACCGCATCGACCTATGCGTCGATGTGCCGCGCCAGCCCTTGAGCGAAGTGAGCGCCACGCGCGGCGAGCACGACGAAGACTCGGTTACCGTCCGTGCCCGGGTTGTAAGAGCCCGGCAACAGGCTCTGCTCCGTGCCGGGCGATGCAACGCCGAAATCAATACGCGCGAGCTGGAACGCGACTGCGCCCTGGGTGTCGCCGAGCGCGCCTGGTTCGAGGGTGCCCTGGAGCGCCTGGGGCTGTCGGCGCGGGCGTATCACCGGACCTTGCGCGTCGCGCGCACCATCGCCGACCTGGATGGCGGGGCAGCTTCGCTGCGGCGGGCGCATCTTGCCGAAGCGCTCCAGTATCGACGTTCTTTGGAAAATCAATGA
- the aceA gene encoding isocitrate lyase, whose amino-acid sequence MKNALRTTDLPSAEQIALDWKNSPRWSGIRRNYTAEDVARLRGTVHIEHSIARHGAERLWKSLHKEDFVNALGALTGNQAMQQVKAGLQAIYLSGWQVAADANLAGEMYPDQSLYPANSVPQVVKRINNTLLRADQLHHAEGNDEIDWMVPIVADAEAGFGGVLNAFELMKAMIEAGAAGVHFEDQLASVKKCGHMGGKVLVPTREAVDKLTAARLAADVLGVPTLIVARTDADAADLLTSDIDDNDKPFVTGERTVEGFFRVRPGLDQAISRGLAYAPYADLVWCETSKPNLEEARRFAEAIHAKFPGKLLAYNCSPSFNWKKNLDDATIAKFQKELGAMGYKFQFITLAGFHSLNYGMFDLAYGYARRQMSAFVELQEREFAAAERGFTAVKHQREVGTGYFDQVTQAIQQGQSSTTALKGSTEEAQFHARQASAA is encoded by the coding sequence ATGAAGAACGCCCTGCGCACCACCGACTTGCCCAGCGCCGAACAGATCGCTCTCGACTGGAAGAACAGCCCCCGCTGGAGCGGCATTCGCCGGAACTACACTGCCGAGGACGTGGCACGCCTGCGCGGCACGGTGCACATCGAGCATTCGATCGCGCGCCACGGTGCCGAGCGGTTGTGGAAGTCGCTGCATAAGGAAGACTTCGTCAACGCGCTCGGCGCGCTGACCGGCAACCAGGCTATGCAGCAGGTGAAGGCCGGCCTGCAGGCCATCTATCTCAGCGGCTGGCAGGTGGCCGCCGACGCCAATTTGGCCGGCGAGATGTATCCGGACCAGTCGCTCTATCCGGCGAACTCCGTGCCGCAGGTGGTCAAGCGCATCAACAACACGCTGTTGCGCGCCGATCAGCTGCATCACGCAGAAGGCAACGACGAGATCGACTGGATGGTGCCGATCGTGGCCGACGCGGAAGCCGGCTTCGGCGGCGTCCTCAACGCGTTCGAGCTGATGAAGGCGATGATCGAGGCCGGCGCTGCGGGCGTGCATTTCGAGGACCAGCTCGCCTCCGTGAAGAAATGCGGCCACATGGGCGGCAAGGTGCTGGTACCGACCCGCGAGGCGGTCGACAAGCTCACCGCCGCGCGCCTGGCCGCCGACGTGCTGGGCGTGCCGACGCTGATCGTGGCCCGCACCGATGCCGACGCGGCGGACCTGCTCACCTCCGACATCGACGACAACGACAAGCCGTTCGTCACTGGCGAACGTACCGTCGAAGGCTTCTTCCGCGTGCGCCCCGGATTGGACCAGGCGATCAGCCGCGGCCTGGCCTATGCACCGTATGCGGACTTGGTCTGGTGTGAAACTAGCAAGCCGAACCTGGAGGAAGCTCGCCGGTTCGCCGAGGCGATCCACGCGAAGTTCCCGGGCAAGCTGCTGGCGTACAACTGCTCGCCCAGCTTCAACTGGAAGAAGAACCTGGACGACGCCACCATCGCCAAGTTCCAGAAGGAGCTGGGCGCGATGGGCTACAAGTTCCAGTTCATCACGCTGGCTGGTTTCCACAGCCTCAACTACGGCATGTTCGACTTGGCCTACGGCTACGCGCGCCGGCAGATGAGCGCCTTCGTGGAATTGCAGGAGCGCGAATTCGCCGCCGCCGAACGCGGCTTCACCGCGGTGAAACACCAGCGTGAAGTGGGCACGGGTTATTTCGACCAGGTGACCCAGGCGATTCAGCAGGGCCAATCGTCCACGACGGCACTGAAGGGCTCCACCGAGGAAGCGCAGTTCCACGCACGACAGGCATCTGCGGCTTGA
- the hemF gene encoding oxygen-dependent coproporphyrinogen oxidase, protein MSQQVDRAEQFLRELQDRICAAIEQVDGQSTFVEDAWTRPAGGGGRTRVLRDGAVFEQAGVNFSRVHGNQLPPSATAHRPELAGGSFVATGVSLVLHPRNPYLPTTHANVRYFEAGKEGLEPVWWFGGGFDLTPFYPFDEDVAHWHAVARDLCAPFGSDVYPRYKRWCDEYFYLKHRGETRGVGGLFYDDLSEGGFERCFDFTKAVGQGFLDAYLPIAERRKDLPYGEREREFQLYRRGRYVEFNLVYDRGTLFGLQSGGRTESILMSLPPRVRFEYAYTPEPGSPEARLSDYLKPRDWI, encoded by the coding sequence ATGAGCCAGCAAGTCGACCGCGCCGAACAGTTTCTTCGCGAGCTGCAGGACCGCATCTGCGCGGCGATCGAACAGGTGGACGGCCAGTCGACATTCGTGGAGGACGCGTGGACGCGTCCGGCAGGTGGCGGCGGGCGCACACGCGTGCTGCGCGATGGCGCGGTGTTCGAACAGGCTGGGGTGAACTTCTCACGAGTGCACGGCAACCAGCTACCGCCCAGCGCTACCGCGCACCGGCCCGAGCTGGCCGGCGGCAGCTTCGTTGCGACCGGCGTGTCGCTGGTCTTGCATCCGCGCAATCCGTACCTGCCCACCACGCACGCGAACGTCCGCTATTTCGAAGCCGGCAAGGAAGGACTGGAGCCGGTGTGGTGGTTCGGCGGCGGCTTCGACCTGACGCCGTTCTATCCGTTCGACGAGGATGTGGCGCACTGGCACGCCGTCGCGCGCGATCTGTGCGCGCCGTTCGGAAGCGACGTGTATCCGCGTTACAAGCGATGGTGCGACGAGTACTTCTACCTGAAGCACCGCGGCGAAACGCGCGGCGTGGGTGGCTTGTTCTATGACGACTTGAGCGAAGGCGGTTTCGAGCGCTGCTTCGACTTCACGAAAGCGGTCGGGCAGGGCTTTCTCGATGCCTATCTGCCGATCGCCGAGCGTCGCAAGGACCTGCCGTATGGCGAGCGCGAGCGGGAGTTCCAGCTGTACCGGCGCGGCCGCTACGTGGAATTCAATCTTGTGTACGACCGCGGCACGCTGTTCGGTTTGCAGTCGGGCGGTCGGACCGAGTCGATCCTGATGAGCCTTCCGCCGCGCGTGCGCTTCGAATACGCCTACACACCAGAGCCCGGTTCGCCGGAAGCGCGGCTGTCGGACTACCTCAAGCCGCGCGACTGGATCTGA
- a CDS encoding DUF1453 domain-containing protein has translation MAPNMIPALMVPLAAFAIYRRVRGNFGPQPIRRKRMIARIAILAVVTVLFALTGLHNPMLLAGFAGGVAGGVVLGLVGLSLTAFGQNERGADVYIPNPWIGAALTVLLVGRLAWRFVEVMPQIKDPALTAGHAPAMGSPLTLAVFGLMVGYYVAYYAGLLIHHRRFQRERGLPAAED, from the coding sequence ATGGCTCCGAACATGATTCCTGCGCTGATGGTCCCGCTGGCGGCCTTCGCCATCTACCGGCGCGTGCGCGGCAACTTCGGGCCACAGCCGATCCGGCGCAAGCGGATGATTGCGCGCATCGCCATCCTCGCCGTCGTCACCGTGCTGTTCGCCCTGACGGGCCTGCACAATCCCATGCTGCTGGCCGGTTTCGCGGGAGGCGTCGCCGGCGGCGTGGTCCTGGGGCTGGTCGGCTTGAGCCTGACGGCATTCGGGCAGAACGAGCGCGGCGCGGATGTCTACATTCCGAACCCCTGGATCGGCGCCGCGCTTACCGTACTGCTGGTCGGCCGCCTGGCATGGCGCTTCGTGGAAGTGATGCCCCAGATCAAGGATCCGGCTCTCACCGCCGGCCACGCGCCGGCGATGGGCAGCCCGCTCACCCTGGCGGTGTTCGGGCTGATGGTGGGGTATTACGTGGCGTATTACGCCGGGCTGCTGATCCACCACCGGCGCTTCCAGCGGGAACGGGGCCTGCCGGCCGCCGAGGATTGA
- a CDS encoding accessory factor UbiK family protein, giving the protein MMDRQDIDQLALRLASLVPPGLAQAHEDLRANFSDVLAQGLRRLDLVTREEFDVQSLLLARTRARVEALERRVADLEALAASRGG; this is encoded by the coding sequence ATGATGGATAGGCAGGACATTGATCAGCTTGCCCTACGACTTGCCTCGTTGGTTCCGCCAGGATTGGCACAGGCGCATGAGGACCTCCGCGCCAACTTTTCCGATGTCCTGGCGCAAGGACTGCGCCGCCTCGACCTAGTCACCCGCGAGGAGTTCGACGTTCAGAGCCTCCTGCTGGCACGCACGCGCGCCAGGGTGGAAGCCCTGGAGCGACGAGTCGCCGATCTGGAGGCGCTTGCCGCGTCTCGCGGGGGCTAG
- a CDS encoding sodium:proton antiporter, whose product MSTLQISLMLAGMLGIGFLAQWLAWRVRLPAILFLLLAGILLGPVTGVLHPDKLLGDLLFPIVSLAVAVILFEGSLTLRFDELPGIGHAVRGLVTYGAVVAVVLLAVAGHYLAGLRWEIAWLFGALTCVTGPTVIAPMLRTVRPNARVANTLRWEGIVIDPLGALFAVLIYEAIVSRHQGHTIGIFLATIACGCAVGALAAWTMGFLLRRQLIPDYLQNFGVLAAVLLAFGLSNAMTHESGLLAVTIMGIALGNMRGVHIDDILDFKESLTTLLVSTLFILLAARLEWPLPGGMLWAGIAVFVAAQVIVRPVTVAISSIGSALSWRERALIAWISPRGIVAASVSALFALKLQALGMEDAAPLVPLVFILIIGTVVLQSATSRPLARWLKVSEPDPNGVLIFGSDEVPRAIAKTLSDAGFRVVLADDEWEGVRVARMEGLTTFYGNPASSYAERNLDLTGVGTLLAMSTHRERNSLVCVHYRQEFGRDKVYLLRNLPPQESNGRAMLAGTLLAPPLFDEDMTHSRFAELLAQGWRIKSTRLSATFDWPHFIEQYGSLTVPLFGVDDKGVLRVACAHRELEPRPGWLVIALVPPEAIRVSAE is encoded by the coding sequence ATGAGCACGCTTCAGATCAGCCTGATGCTCGCGGGCATGCTGGGAATCGGTTTTCTCGCGCAATGGCTGGCCTGGAGAGTCCGGCTTCCCGCCATCCTGTTCCTGCTGCTGGCCGGCATCCTGCTGGGGCCGGTGACGGGCGTGCTCCATCCGGACAAGTTGCTGGGCGATCTACTTTTTCCGATCGTCTCGCTGGCAGTTGCGGTGATCCTGTTCGAGGGAAGCCTGACTCTGCGCTTCGACGAACTGCCCGGCATTGGCCATGCCGTGCGCGGGCTGGTGACGTATGGCGCCGTGGTGGCGGTCGTGCTGCTGGCAGTGGCCGGGCACTACCTGGCCGGCTTGCGCTGGGAAATCGCCTGGCTGTTCGGCGCGCTCACCTGCGTCACCGGTCCGACGGTAATCGCGCCCATGCTGCGCACCGTGCGGCCCAATGCGCGCGTCGCCAACACGCTGCGCTGGGAAGGCATTGTGATCGATCCACTCGGTGCACTGTTCGCAGTGCTGATCTATGAAGCGATCGTGTCGCGTCACCAGGGCCATACCATTGGGATCTTCCTGGCGACCATCGCTTGCGGTTGCGCCGTGGGCGCACTGGCCGCCTGGACTATGGGCTTCCTGCTGCGTCGCCAGCTGATTCCCGACTACCTGCAGAACTTCGGCGTGCTCGCCGCAGTGCTGCTGGCGTTCGGCCTCTCGAACGCCATGACCCACGAATCGGGCCTGCTCGCCGTGACCATCATGGGTATCGCGCTGGGCAACATGCGCGGTGTCCATATCGACGACATCCTCGACTTCAAGGAAAGCCTTACGACGCTGCTGGTATCCACGCTTTTCATCCTGCTCGCCGCACGCCTCGAATGGCCGTTGCCCGGCGGCATGCTGTGGGCGGGCATCGCCGTATTCGTCGCAGCGCAGGTCATCGTGCGGCCGGTCACCGTGGCGATATCCAGCATAGGAAGCGCGCTCAGCTGGCGCGAACGTGCCCTCATCGCATGGATATCGCCGCGCGGCATCGTGGCCGCTTCGGTCTCGGCGCTGTTCGCGTTGAAGCTGCAGGCGCTTGGCATGGAGGACGCGGCTCCTCTGGTGCCCCTGGTCTTCATCCTGATCATCGGTACCGTCGTGTTGCAGAGCGCGACCTCGCGGCCGCTTGCGCGCTGGTTGAAGGTCTCGGAACCCGACCCCAACGGGGTGCTCATTTTTGGTTCGGACGAAGTGCCCCGCGCCATCGCCAAGACGCTCAGCGACGCCGGCTTCCGCGTGGTATTGGCGGACGACGAGTGGGAAGGTGTCCGCGTCGCGCGCATGGAAGGGCTGACGACCTTCTACGGCAATCCCGCCTCCAGCTACGCCGAGCGCAACCTCGATCTCACCGGAGTGGGCACGCTGCTGGCGATGTCTACTCATCGCGAGCGCAATTCGCTGGTGTGCGTGCACTACCGCCAGGAATTCGGCCGCGACAAAGTGTATCTGCTGCGCAATCTGCCGCCACAGGAATCCAACGGACGCGCCATGCTTGCCGGCACCTTGCTGGCGCCGCCGCTGTTCGATGAGGACATGACGCACAGCCGGTTCGCGGAACTGCTGGCGCAAGGGTGGCGCATCAAATCCACGCGCCTGTCGGCCACCTTCGACTGGCCCCACTTCATTGAACAGTACGGCTCGCTCACCGTGCCGCTGTTCGGTGTCGACGACAAGGGCGTGCTGCGCGTGGCCTGCGCCCATCGCGAACTGGAGCCGCGTCCCGGCTGGCTGGTGATCGCACTGGTGCCGCCTGAAGCGATCAGGGTGTCCGCCGAGTAA
- the aceB gene encoding malate synthase A: MAVPQERLADLPVRIQGRTGPGHETVLTPDALAFLAGLHRRFNARRLALLAARRQRQARYDAGELPDFRADTAAIREGQWTVARIPAALQDRRVEITGPVERKMIINALNSGAKVFMADFEDSSAPTLANQLEGQINLRDAVNGTIGYTSPEGKTYRVGNEPAVLVVRPRGWHLPERHLTVDGEPMSGALVDFGLFAFHNARALQARDRGPYFYLPKLEAMEEAALWNEVMAAAEDALGLPANCMKATVLIETLPAVFQMHEILHALRDRAVGLNCGRWDYIFSYLKTLRAHHDRLLPERGQVQMTVPFLKAYSELLIQTCHRRGAFAMGGMAAQIPIKGDEAANEAAMAKVRADKLREVQAGHDGTWVAHPALVPVAREIFDKYMPSPNQLNVTRADVHVTRDELIAPCAGSISRAGFDNNVEVALRYTAAWLDGLGCVPIHHLMEDAATAEIARAQLWQWLHHPGHRTGDMSSGGGLEFPDHAPIDFALFDQALAAHTHRLRASTHPGAARADEAAALLSALTHADQLGDFLTLPAYDRLA, from the coding sequence ATGGCTGTCCCACAGGAGCGCCTCGCCGACCTGCCCGTCCGGATCCAGGGCCGGACCGGCCCCGGCCACGAGACCGTCCTCACCCCCGATGCCCTGGCTTTCCTGGCTGGCCTGCACCGCCGCTTCAACGCCCGCCGGCTGGCTTTGCTGGCGGCGCGCCGCCAGCGCCAGGCCCGCTACGACGCCGGCGAGCTGCCGGATTTCCGGGCTGATACCGCGGCGATCCGCGAAGGCCAGTGGACCGTGGCCCGCATTCCCGCCGCCCTGCAGGACCGCCGGGTGGAAATCACCGGTCCGGTCGAACGCAAGATGATCATCAATGCCTTGAACTCGGGAGCGAAGGTGTTCATGGCCGATTTCGAGGATTCCAGCGCGCCGACGCTGGCCAATCAGCTCGAAGGCCAGATCAATCTGCGCGACGCGGTCAACGGCACCATCGGCTACACCTCGCCCGAAGGCAAAACCTATCGCGTCGGCAACGAGCCCGCCGTGCTGGTCGTCCGTCCGCGCGGGTGGCATCTGCCCGAGCGCCATCTCACGGTGGACGGCGAGCCGATGTCCGGCGCGCTGGTCGATTTCGGCCTGTTCGCCTTCCATAACGCCCGCGCGCTGCAGGCGCGCGATCGCGGCCCCTACTTCTACCTGCCCAAGCTGGAAGCGATGGAAGAAGCCGCGCTTTGGAACGAGGTCATGGCCGCGGCGGAAGACGCCCTTGGCCTGCCAGCGAACTGCATGAAGGCCACGGTGCTGATCGAAACGCTTCCGGCCGTGTTCCAGATGCACGAGATCCTGCATGCGCTGCGCGACCGCGCAGTGGGGCTCAACTGCGGCCGCTGGGACTACATCTTTTCCTACCTGAAGACCTTGCGTGCCCATCACGATCGCCTGCTGCCCGAGCGCGGGCAGGTGCAGATGACGGTGCCGTTCCTGAAGGCCTATTCGGAGCTGCTCATCCAGACGTGCCATCGCCGCGGGGCCTTCGCCATGGGCGGCATGGCGGCGCAGATTCCGATCAAGGGCGACGAAGCCGCGAACGAAGCGGCCATGGCCAAGGTTCGTGCCGACAAGCTGCGCGAAGTGCAGGCCGGCCACGACGGCACCTGGGTGGCGCACCCCGCGCTGGTCCCCGTGGCGAGGGAGATTTTCGACAAGTACATGCCCTCGCCGAACCAGCTCAACGTGACGCGCGCGGACGTGCACGTGACGCGCGATGAACTGATCGCCCCTTGCGCAGGCTCGATCAGCCGTGCCGGCTTCGACAACAACGTCGAGGTGGCCCTGCGCTACACCGCCGCATGGCTGGACGGCCTGGGCTGCGTGCCGATCCACCACCTGATGGAAGACGCCGCCACCGCGGAGATCGCCCGCGCCCAGCTGTGGCAGTGGCTGCACCATCCTGGCCATCGGACCGGGGATATGTCCTCAGGCGGCGGGCTGGAATTTCCCGACCACGCGCCGATCGACTTCGCGCTGTTCGACCAGGCGCTGGCCGCACATACCCACCGCCTGCGCGCGAGTACGCATCCCGGCGCCGCGCGCGCGGACGAGGCGGCCGCCCTGCTGTCTGCCCTGACCCACGCCGATCAGCTCGGCGACTTCCTCACCTTGCCTGCTTACGACCGTCTCGCCTGA
- the glnK gene encoding P-II family nitrogen regulator: MKLVVAIIKPFKLDDVREALAEVGVQGITVTEVKGFGRQKGHTELYRGAEYVVDFLPKIKLEVAVTDEQLERVVEAISQAARTGKIGDGKIFVSALDQVIRIRTGELDNDAL, encoded by the coding sequence ATGAAGCTGGTGGTGGCGATCATCAAACCCTTCAAGCTCGACGACGTGCGCGAGGCGCTGGCCGAGGTGGGCGTGCAGGGCATCACCGTGACCGAGGTGAAGGGCTTCGGCCGCCAGAAGGGCCACACCGAGCTCTATCGCGGCGCCGAATACGTGGTCGACTTCCTGCCCAAGATCAAGCTGGAGGTTGCCGTGACGGACGAACAGCTCGAGCGTGTGGTGGAAGCCATTTCGCAGGCTGCACGCACCGGCAAGATCGGCGACGGCAAGATCTTCGTCAGCGCGCTCGACCAGGTGATCCGCATCCGCACCGGCGAGCTGGATAACGACGCGCTCTGA
- a CDS encoding YdcF family protein — protein sequence MSSFLAPLKRGPWRHARDRDLIHVAAVAAVAVTASLGLVWLVYAAYVWRIASASPLAPPDCRDLLVFGRRLAGDRPERDFRLRLERALVLVGQGRVRRLFLLGGRSGGRVSEAAAGAAWLREHGLPPEVIPRLEQASTDSLDNLRHARSLLREEGADRALPPVGLVTSRYHLPRCLLLARWLGFESGVAVAAEERFQLDGRYAFRLFVEAAYVMWIDLGLRWARLTGQERLLMRVR from the coding sequence GTGTCGTCCTTTCTCGCCCCTCTCAAGCGCGGGCCGTGGCGCCATGCGCGCGACCGCGACCTGATCCACGTGGCGGCCGTCGCCGCGGTGGCCGTCACCGCCAGCCTGGGTCTGGTATGGCTGGTCTACGCCGCGTACGTCTGGCGGATCGCATCGGCCAGCCCGCTCGCGCCGCCGGACTGCCGCGATCTGCTGGTGTTCGGGCGCCGCTTGGCGGGCGACCGGCCAGAGCGCGACTTTCGCCTGCGTCTGGAGCGCGCGCTCGTGCTGGTCGGGCAAGGCCGCGTGCGGCGGCTGTTCCTGCTGGGCGGACGCAGCGGCGGCCGCGTCAGTGAAGCGGCGGCGGGCGCTGCCTGGCTGCGCGAGCACGGCTTGCCGCCGGAGGTGATCCCGCGGCTGGAGCAGGCCTCGACCGATTCACTCGACAACCTGCGCCATGCACGCAGTCTTCTGCGCGAGGAAGGCGCGGACCGCGCTTTGCCGCCGGTGGGGCTCGTCACCAGCCGCTATCACCTCCCGCGGTGCCTGCTGCTGGCCCGTTGGCTTGGCTTCGAGTCCGGCGTAGCAGTGGCGGCGGAAGAGCGCTTCCAGCTCGACGGCCGCTACGCGTTCCGATTGTTCGTGGAGGCGGCCTACGTCATGTGGATCGACCTGGGCCTGCGCTGGGCGCGGCTGACCGGACAGGAGCGGCTGCTCATGCGCGTGCGCTGA
- the gpmA gene encoding 2,3-diphosphoglycerate-dependent phosphoglycerate mutase yields the protein MHKLVLIRHGQSQWNLDNRFSGWADVDLTAQGMEEAREAGRLLKEAGYHFDVAHTSVLKRAVRTLWGVQDEMGLMWIPVVTDWRLNERHYGALTGLNKAETAAKFGEDQVKVWRRSYDIPPPALDRAANESVSDPRYALLDPSLIPDTECLKDTVARVLPYWHDVLAPAIRSGQRVVVAAHGNSLRALVKYLDGISDEDIVELNIPNGVPLVYEFDENLKPLRHYYLGDADAIAAKMAAVANQGKAK from the coding sequence ATGCACAAGCTCGTACTGATCCGCCACGGCCAATCCCAGTGGAACCTCGACAACCGCTTCAGCGGCTGGGCCGACGTCGACCTCACCGCACAGGGCATGGAAGAGGCCCGGGAGGCGGGGCGGCTGCTGAAGGAAGCCGGCTACCATTTCGATGTGGCGCATACCTCGGTGCTCAAGCGTGCCGTGCGCACGCTGTGGGGCGTGCAGGACGAGATGGGCCTGATGTGGATTCCGGTGGTCACCGACTGGCGCCTCAACGAGCGCCACTACGGCGCGCTCACCGGCTTGAACAAGGCGGAGACCGCGGCGAAGTTCGGCGAGGACCAGGTGAAGGTCTGGCGCCGCAGCTACGACATTCCCCCGCCGGCGCTGGATCGCGCGGCGAACGAGTCGGTCAGCGACCCGCGTTATGCGCTGCTCGATCCGAGCCTGATCCCGGACACCGAATGCCTGAAGGACACCGTCGCCCGCGTGCTGCCGTACTGGCATGACGTGCTGGCGCCGGCGATCCGCTCCGGGCAGCGCGTGGTCGTGGCGGCGCACGGTAATTCGTTGCGTGCGCTGGTGAAGTATCTCGACGGTATTTCCGACGAGGACATCGTCGAACTCAACATCCCCAATGGCGTGCCGCTGGTGTACGAGTTCGACGAGAACCTCAAGCCGCTGCGCCACTACTACCTGGGCGACGCCGATGCCATCGCGGCAAAGATGGCCGCCGTGGCCAACCAGGGCAAGGCCAAGTAA